GGCGCGAGGTTGCTGCACCCAAAAAGGCTCACTCGAAAATTCCTGCCTTGCCCCTGGACGGGTTGGCGGGCGACGCCGCCTTCAAAATGCGCCTGGACACGCCGCACTCCCCAAACCCTTCTATATATAGAGGGCGGGAAACTCGCCGGCGCAGTCGTCGCGCCGCCCGCCGCCCGCCTCCCTCGTCGGCCCGTCATCTCGCGCAGCATCGGCATCGGCGGGCTGAGGTTGGCGCGATCCCCGTCTCAAACTAAATGGGCACACTTGCAAAATGCCTCATAAGGTACTTTTCGTGCCAGTCCCCGCCAAAAATGCACTTTTTATGTGTGCATGATAACTACACTTATCAAGCATAGAAAAAATAAGGTACGGGTCACCTAGTATCCCGCACAGGGCAGGGCCTATAATGTGACCCATTCGCGCGTGACCCGCGCCGGCGCTGGGCTGGCGGGTGGCAGCGCCCACCGACCCTGAACCACATGGACCGCGATCCCGACACTCTGCAGCAGGTCACCCAATCCCACCTGGAGGCCGCCGCCGACGCATGGCAGGCGGGCGAGCGGGTCCCCGGGCTGGCGTCACATTCGCCGTGGGAGGCGCTGATCGCGGGGCAGTGGTATCCGAACAAGGCCATTCTGGCGCTCGCGCACCGCCTGGCGGGTTTCGGCGACCTCACGGCAAAAACGCTGGCCGGCGCCGCCGTCCGCCGGCGACTGGTGGCGCTGGATATCCCGCTGCGGAATGCCAGACAGGAGACGAGCTCCGACACGCGTCCGGATTGGTCGCGGCTCCAGGCGCACCACGTGGAAGCCGGCGCCGCCGAACTGTCCCGGGAACTGGAACACTTGATCTCGATAAAACAGATTGCCCACAAGCCGCACGAGACCGGCTGGCGGGTAGGCGTGAATGGGCTCTGGATCGGGCCATATACGCTTGGCACCGCGGCCTGTGACGTGGCGGGGCTGCGTTTCGAGCGGGAGATGACACCCGTCGAATATGCGCAGTACCGCGCGCACCTGGAGTCGCTCGGCTTTCCGGTGAAACGTGGCCGGACACCGACCCGCACCAAACCCACCTGGGGCGCCGGCGAATTGCGCGCCGCGGCAGCGGCGCTGGTCGGGAGGGATCTTGAAGCCGCAGACGCCGCCGAAGGCGAAAGCGAACCGCTCCAAGTGGTCCTGGACGGCCGGGCGTACCCAGCGTCCGACCTGCTCGGTCTGCCGGCCGGCCAAACGCCCTCTGCGCAAGACCTGACCGCGATCGCCGAAGCCGGGGGCGCCTTGCGTGCCGCTCCTGACCCTGTTGACGACGCGCTGGAAGCCTTGGCCGCCCAGAGCGGGTTGCCCACGGAAGCGGCGCGTCAGGTGCGGGGCCGGATCGGGCAGGGACGGTTCCGCGACGCGCTGCTCCAGGTCCACGGCCGCTGCGTCCTGACCGGCATCGCGACCCCGGCCGTCCTGCGCGCGGCGCACATTCATCGCTGGGCGGACTGCGCCGACACACCGACCGCCCGCCACGACATTGACAACGGCCTGCTGCTGGCCGCGAACCTCGACTGCCTGTTCGAGACCGGGCTGATCGCCTTCCACGACGACGGCCAGATCCTGATTTCACCCGAACTGGACGAAGCCGCGCGTGACGCGCTGGGCCTCAGACCGGAACTGCGGCTGGCGGTCGTACCATCGGCTGGCCAGCGCGGTTACCTCGCCAAGCACCGCGCACGCACCCGGGCCATGCGCGGGGCTTCGGCATGACGGCGCCGGCGACTGCCGTCGATACGCCCCTGCGGCGACGCCGGTCCGTCACGCGCCGGCAGCTGCATCGCGGACACTTCGGGTTCCTGCGGGCCATCATCCAGGGGCTGCACGCGCGGGCCATGTGGGAACGCTATCTGATGGAGGAGGGCGAGATCGAGGCCGATCAGGAGTTGCTGGCCCGATCCCCGGAGGGCGAGGAGAGCGAGGCGGCCAACGACGAAGCGGATCCCGCCGCCCGCGCGTTCGCCACCCACCCCAAGGTCCGCCGGGTCACGGCGTGGCTGCGCAGCGAGCTCATCGCTGCGGCAACCCGGGCCCAGCGCCCCGGTACCGCCCGCCGTTTGAAGCTGGAAGCCCGGGACCTGCGGAAGATCGGCCAGAAGGGGCTGGGCCTGCCGTCGCTCGAGGAATTTGTGGCCGAGACCGGCATGGACGGCTTTGGCGAGTCCGAGCAACTGGCCGCCTACGAGGAGCGCTATGGCAACGCCCTCAAACGGGAATCCAAGCGCGCCAGGATGATGCGTCGCCAGCTCGAGGCGATCGACTGGCTCGAAGAACGGTACGCCCAGCCCGTCCTCGCCGGCGACGCTTGCCGGGCGTGGCTGGCCGAGCCCCTCGCGGAGCGCCTGGAGGCGGCCGGGGCCCTGACGCTCGCAGATCTGCTCGATCGCATCGATGGACTGGGCACCGGCTGGGCCCGCGGCCTGCCAGCGATCGGCGCCGGCAAGGCAAGGGCGATCGAAGCCTTCCTGGCCACCCACGCCGAGACGCTGGGCCGGGTGATCGGCAACCACGTGGCGGTGCCGCGCAGGAAGCGTTATGCGCATGAGATGGCCACGGTCGTTCCCCGCGGCAAGGAAAACGCCCTGGTCCCGCTCGACAAGCTGCTGCTGCCCGCCCATCTGGACGGTCGGGACGGCGCCTACCGCCTGCCGCAGGCCCGCTGCCTCATCAACGCCCACAACGACTACGAAGCCGTGCTGTCCTGGCTCCGGTCCAAACCCGGCCTGGCGCCGGATCGGATCTTGCGCCTGCGGGAAAAGCGCAAGGATGTCGGCACAGGGCAGGGGCCCTACGACTGGCTGCATTACCTGTCGAATACCCAGCGCGCGTACCGGAAGGAGGCGGAGCGCTTCCTCCTGTGGTCGATGTTGGCCCGCGGGAAGCCCCTGTCCTCCATGGACACGGACGATTGCATGGCCTACCGGGACTTCCTCGCCGACCCGCCGAAGGAATGGTGTGGCCCGCGCTCGCGGGAACGATGGACACCCCTGTGGAGGCCTTTCGAGGGACCGCTCAATCCCCGTGCCCAAGGCTACGCGATCGGTGTGCTGACCAATCTCTACACCTACCTGAACGCCAAGAACTACCTGGCGGGCAACCCGTGGCAGGGCATCCACGTGCCGACGAGCGCCAAACCCGAACTGGACGTCAGCCGCAGCCTGACCGAAGACCAGTGGGCCTTCGTCAAAGGGTGTCTCGCCCGCCTGCCGGCGACGTCCATCCATCGCCGGTTGCAGGTTGCCTTGCCCCTGCTGTACGCGACGGGCCTGCGCCTGTCGGAGCTGGTCGCCGCCAGCACGGATGACCTGGAGTGGGTGAGCCTCGCCCAACCCGGTACCGGCGAGCGGGAGGAGGGCTGGTGGCTCACGGTGATCGGCAAGGGAAACAAGCTGCGCCGCGTGCCGGTACCGGACGCCACGGTCAACGCCTTGGGCGGGTACCTGGAATCGCGCGGATTCGCCAGTGATCCTGCCCGGTGCCGCGGGGTGGCGCTGCTAGGCCACGCAACCGACCAGGTCGAACGGGCAGGGGGCTGGGCAAAGGTGGACATGGCTCCCGCCGAGGCAGGATTGGCGGCAACCACGTTGTACCGGCAGATCAAGCGGTTCTTCCAGGCCTGTGCGACCGAATTGGAAGCGGTCGACGCCCGGGGCGCTGCGCGCCTCGCGGCAGCCAGCACGCACTGGATGCGGCACACCCATATTTCCCATGCATTGGCCGCTGGCGCACCGCTCGAGGCCGTCAAGCAAAACGCGGGGCACGCATCGCTTGATACCACCACCCGCTACGTCACGACCGAGGACGCCCGCCGCCGAGCTGCAATGAGGAAGTTCTGGGATTCGCAATCAACGTAATTGAAATCAACCTATGGGGGAAGCGATGTTCGAAGTTCGTCGAGCACGCCTGCTAGCGAAGATGCTAGCGCGTGCCTACCGCATTGAAATGCGGCTCGGCAAGAGGCTGGTCACTACCGTCAGCGGCTGGGCTTTACAACGTCGCACAGTGAGCGTGGACATTGCAGAGACCGCGTGGGTTGCTAGTGACAAGCCTCGCGTGCGCCTAGTCGTTGACTTCATCAACGAGCGCATCGAAGTTCGGCAGTACGCAAGTGGCAGAGGCGACGAACTGAAGTTCATGGTTACGTCACTTGAGCAGTTCAACACCGTTGGCCACCAAATCGTCGCGTACCTGGTACGCACCTTCCCCTAAGTTATTGGGGGTTGGAAGATCGGTACTGCCAACAGCTTGATTCGGGTCCACGATAGACAAAGGGCAGGGGACATGAAAGAAGACATTCTGGAGCAGATGGTCGACGAGTACCTCCAGCACAAGGGGTATTTCACCCAGCACAACCTGAAGTTCCGACCAGCCAAAGACCATGTCGACTATGTCGCCCAAGCCGATGCGGTTCACAGCGACGTCGACGTGATCGGCATTCACCCGCTAATGCAGGGGCCCGAACGGGTGGTGGTAGTCAGTTGCAAGAGCTGGCAGCAAGGCTTCAGCCCGCAGTATTGGAGTGATGCGATCGCCAAGAACAAGAAGGTGAATGGTAGGGAAGCATGGCTGGCATTTCGCGAGCTCGCCAGGCCGAAATGGGCGCAGGCGTTTCGCGCTGAGGTGGAGCGAGCCACGGGCGCAAAGGCATTCACGTACGTAACGGCCGTGACGCGGCTCACTGCCCAAGCAGATCGGACTGCTTGGGAACAGCACCCAGAGTTCCGCCAGAGCTTGAATGGAAACCCCATCAGGATACTGACGTTCGACGATATGTTGAGTGAGCTATTTCCGACGATCAACCAGACAGTCGCCTCCTCACAACTCGGTCGCCTGCTTCAACTGATCAAGGCATCAGGTTGGGCGCTAGCTTCGAGGAATGAAAATGGGCCATCCTTGGTCTAGGTCACGGTCACTGCCAAAGCCTCGCGCCGTACTCCGGACGTGTCATGATCGCCGATCGCCGCGCGGCAATTCAGTTACATTGCGCCTAACCGTACTAGCTGACAATTGACCCTAATGAATACCAAGGTTTTTGACTGGAGAATGCGCCGGAACTGGCTGGCTAGCATCCGCCACTATGCAGGCCATGTGCTAACCGTCGAACTGCGACAGCATCTCTCGCAAGAGCGGCCGAAATGCTGGTCGGACGACTTTGCCTGGCTACCCGACTCGGAATACGTCCTACCCGAATTCGTCGCTGGCTTAACCAGCTACTACACGCATTTCAAGGGCTTTCATGGCTGCCGCCCGTTGAAGCTGGCCAGCTACTACGAGCGCGGCTTGCTCGGGCAAGACAGCGAACTTCTTTGCGACGCGTTCCGCGAGATTTTTTCGGATGTACCCAAGGAGGACGTGGATAGTGCCATCAAGCAGTTCGCCGACCGCAGCGATAGGGAGCGGGGCAAAATGTGGCTCGTGGGAAGTGACGAATTTCTAGTAAAACAATGCGGCCATTACCTCATCCAAGGTAGTGAATATTTGATGGCGCTCGCGGCGCATCTGGGCCGTCCCCTGAGTGGTGAAGACTACCGCTTCCGGCTTCGCAACTATGGCATCCCGACAATTCTGGAGGTCGATGTCCCAGTAGGCCTCGTGCCTGCGGCGCAGCATGTTGAAGTGGCGAAGATGATCTTGTCCGAGTGGGGGCAACTAGCCGCTCGGCGCCCCTTGGGTTTTGGGGGTGAGCCCCCCTGCTATGTCGTTCGCCAAGACATCCCCCCCGATTGCGTTCAGGGCCATTACCATCCCAAACAGATTGTTGACCCCCATCAGGGAAACCGGCCGTACATCAATGGCCTGCTGACCTGCGATGTGTGCGGCGGGTAAATCCGCCGCCAAGCGTGTGGCGACAACACAGACCGGCTTTGAAGAGATACGAGACTAATGGAGCAACTTGCACAGGTTTTGAGGCAGATCGGGGACCTGCCCCAGATGGAATCGCCGGAACTCAACTTCTACGCGGTTGGCGGCGCGGGGTATTTGGAGAACCCTACGTCCGACCTGATGGCTCTTTTCATGGGTGCGGAACCACAAGCGCCGCGATGGCTAGCAAAAGCACTTCTATCGTGTCTCGCAAATAGAGGCCTGGCTGAAGGGATCATAGTCGAGTCGGTCGACTGGGACGGCGTTACCGCTGAACGGGAAGTTGCCCAGACCGATCAAGAGAGTGATTCTGTAAAACGCCTTGATCTCGTGATTTCTGACGGGGACTTCGTTCTGGGCATCGAGAATAAGGTCTACGCCACCGCACGCGGAAACCCGTTCCACGTTTACGACCGGCTGCTTGCTGAACGCGCAGCCGGTGGGCCAATTATCAAATGCGTACTCCGCCCGACCGATAGGACCTCCGATGTTCCATT
The sequence above is a segment of the Cupriavidus pauculus genome. Coding sequences within it:
- a CDS encoding HNH endonuclease, with the protein product MDRDPDTLQQVTQSHLEAAADAWQAGERVPGLASHSPWEALIAGQWYPNKAILALAHRLAGFGDLTAKTLAGAAVRRRLVALDIPLRNARQETSSDTRPDWSRLQAHHVEAGAAELSRELEHLISIKQIAHKPHETGWRVGVNGLWIGPYTLGTAACDVAGLRFEREMTPVEYAQYRAHLESLGFPVKRGRTPTRTKPTWGAGELRAAAAALVGRDLEAADAAEGESEPLQVVLDGRAYPASDLLGLPAGQTPSAQDLTAIAEAGGALRAAPDPVDDALEALAAQSGLPTEAARQVRGRIGQGRFRDALLQVHGRCVLTGIATPAVLRAAHIHRWADCADTPTARHDIDNGLLLAANLDCLFETGLIAFHDDGQILISPELDEAARDALGLRPELRLAVVPSAGQRGYLAKHRARTRAMRGASA
- a CDS encoding phage integrase family protein, whose product is MTAPATAVDTPLRRRRSVTRRQLHRGHFGFLRAIIQGLHARAMWERYLMEEGEIEADQELLARSPEGEESEAANDEADPAARAFATHPKVRRVTAWLRSELIAAATRAQRPGTARRLKLEARDLRKIGQKGLGLPSLEEFVAETGMDGFGESEQLAAYEERYGNALKRESKRARMMRRQLEAIDWLEERYAQPVLAGDACRAWLAEPLAERLEAAGALTLADLLDRIDGLGTGWARGLPAIGAGKARAIEAFLATHAETLGRVIGNHVAVPRRKRYAHEMATVVPRGKENALVPLDKLLLPAHLDGRDGAYRLPQARCLINAHNDYEAVLSWLRSKPGLAPDRILRLREKRKDVGTGQGPYDWLHYLSNTQRAYRKEAERFLLWSMLARGKPLSSMDTDDCMAYRDFLADPPKEWCGPRSRERWTPLWRPFEGPLNPRAQGYAIGVLTNLYTYLNAKNYLAGNPWQGIHVPTSAKPELDVSRSLTEDQWAFVKGCLARLPATSIHRRLQVALPLLYATGLRLSELVAASTDDLEWVSLAQPGTGEREEGWWLTVIGKGNKLRRVPVPDATVNALGGYLESRGFASDPARCRGVALLGHATDQVERAGGWAKVDMAPAEAGLAATTLYRQIKRFFQACATELEAVDARGAARLAAASTHWMRHTHISHALAAGAPLEAVKQNAGHASLDTTTRYVTTEDARRRAAMRKFWDSQST